In one Candidatus Omnitrophota bacterium genomic region, the following are encoded:
- a CDS encoding PilZ domain-containing protein, with protein MEDRRVFARINTSFPVRFLDPTRGIEGRAETVDISANGLGLVTQENLSSRTPLEIWLDIPDQHEPLYTRGNVVWSQASSDAGQQRVGIRLEKAELMGLARVLWMRKQAEDRFN; from the coding sequence ATGGAGGACCGCAGGGTGTTCGCCCGGATAAATACCAGTTTTCCTGTAAGATTCTTAGACCCCACTCGCGGGATAGAGGGCCGGGCAGAGACGGTGGACATTAGCGCTAATGGCTTGGGTTTAGTTACTCAAGAAAACTTATCGTCCAGGACGCCTTTAGAGATTTGGTTGGACATTCCTGACCAACATGAGCCGCTGTATACCCGGGGGAATGTGGTCTGGTCACAGGCCTCTTCCGATGCAGGGCAGCAGCGCGTAGGCATACGTTTGGAAAAAGCCGAACTCATGGGCCTGGCGCGCGTATTATGGATGCGGAAACAAGCAGAGGATAGGTTTAATTGA